A genomic stretch from Bradyrhizobium quebecense includes:
- a CDS encoding thiamine pyrophosphate-binding protein — MKNRITGRSAFLALLKDEGVTHLFGNPGTTELPIMHALKDHPDLTYVMAMQESLVVAMADGFSRASGKLVACNVHVAPGLGNAMGSLYNASFTGTPLILTAGQQEQGHGLTEPVLYGPLVQMATPLVKWAVEVTRLEDLPRIVRRAAKIATTPPTGPVFISLPGDILNAEAGIELGRSTRIDTRVRPSEDSLKALAARILKAERPVIVVGDEIVKSDALREAADLAETLGCPAWQSPTPYGSHFLSESPSFMGAIARLQKVARDVLAPYDLLIALGGDPLRMSVYSEVDPLPDGLSIVQVGLVDSDLARNYGAEIAVKADVKETLRALVPALKELGGGALATRAKQGLAALSTKNWAAKRKALVEQISKASLTSPIDPDWLALQVVEAMPDNAILVDEGLTSSRQILGLRPHRDRYGYHALASGGIGWGLPAAVGVSLANPQRPVVCYSGDGSSMYSIQSLWTAANHKLPLTFVIVNNGGYRIIKQRLLAFHGDDNYVGMDFIDPPVDFTGVARSLGLEAIKVTDPQELKGVMKSAFSRPGAKLIEVMVSNSVN; from the coding sequence ATGAAGAATCGCATTACCGGCCGCTCGGCATTCCTGGCGCTGCTGAAGGACGAGGGCGTCACGCATCTGTTCGGCAATCCCGGCACCACCGAATTGCCGATCATGCATGCGCTGAAGGATCATCCCGACCTCACCTATGTGATGGCGATGCAGGAGAGCCTGGTCGTCGCGATGGCCGATGGTTTCAGCCGCGCCTCCGGCAAGCTGGTTGCCTGCAACGTCCATGTCGCGCCCGGTCTCGGCAATGCGATGGGCTCGCTCTACAATGCGAGCTTCACCGGCACGCCTTTGATCCTCACCGCCGGCCAGCAGGAACAGGGCCACGGCCTGACCGAGCCGGTGCTCTATGGTCCGCTGGTGCAGATGGCCACTCCCTTGGTGAAATGGGCCGTCGAGGTGACGCGGCTGGAGGACCTGCCGCGCATCGTGCGCCGCGCCGCCAAGATCGCGACCACGCCGCCCACCGGACCGGTGTTCATCTCGCTGCCCGGCGATATTCTCAACGCTGAGGCCGGCATCGAGCTCGGCCGCTCCACCCGAATCGACACAAGGGTCCGGCCGTCGGAGGATTCGTTGAAGGCGCTGGCCGCGCGCATCCTGAAAGCCGAGCGTCCGGTGATCGTCGTCGGCGACGAGATCGTCAAAAGCGACGCGCTGCGCGAGGCGGCCGATCTCGCCGAGACGCTGGGCTGCCCGGCCTGGCAATCGCCGACGCCTTATGGTTCGCATTTCCTCTCCGAAAGCCCGAGCTTCATGGGCGCGATCGCGCGGCTGCAGAAGGTCGCCCGCGATGTGCTGGCGCCGTATGATCTGTTGATCGCGCTCGGCGGCGATCCGCTGCGGATGTCGGTCTATAGCGAGGTCGATCCGCTGCCGGACGGGCTCTCGATCGTGCAGGTAGGCCTGGTCGACAGCGATCTCGCCAGGAACTATGGCGCCGAGATCGCGGTGAAAGCCGACGTCAAGGAAACGCTGCGCGCGCTGGTCCCGGCATTGAAGGAGCTCGGCGGCGGCGCGCTGGCGACGCGTGCAAAGCAGGGGCTCGCGGCGCTCTCGACGAAAAACTGGGCGGCGAAGCGCAAGGCGCTGGTCGAGCAGATCTCGAAGGCGAGCCTGACCTCGCCGATCGATCCGGACTGGCTGGCGCTGCAGGTCGTGGAGGCGATGCCGGACAACGCGATCCTGGTCGACGAAGGCCTGACCTCGTCGCGGCAGATCCTTGGCTTACGCCCGCATCGCGACCGCTACGGCTATCACGCGCTCGCCTCCGGCGGCATCGGCTGGGGCTTGCCGGCCGCGGTCGGCGTCAGCCTCGCCAATCCGCAGCGCCCGGTGGTGTGCTATTCCGGCGACGGCTCGTCGATGTATTCGATCCAGTCGCTGTGGACCGCGGCCAATCACAAGCTGCCGCTGACCTTCGTCATCGTCAACAATGGCGGCTACCGCATCATCAAGCAGCGCCTGCTCGCCTTCCATGGCGACGACAACTATGTCGGGATGGATTTCATCGACCCGCCGGTCGATTTCACCGGCGTCGCGCGCTCGCTCGGGCTCGAGGCGATCAAGGTCACCGACCCGCAGGAGCTGAAGGGTGTGATGAAGTCGGCGTTCAGCCGCCCCGGTGCGAAGCTGATCGAGGTGATGGTCAGCAATTCGGTGAACTGA
- a CDS encoding GFA family protein produces the protein MFPDDEFEPTKKPKPVALAKPAPGQCLCGKVRFEIDVPARWAWHDHTAASRRAHGAVYATYVGSWKKRFRITQGESELSRYEDAATKTARSFCANCGTPVIYERARSPHMVNIPRALFSGRTGRQPLYHIAIEELQKWAYTGEPLVPLKGYPGVVWQRSKKKKRSEREGMF, from the coding sequence ATGTTTCCGGACGACGAGTTCGAACCGACGAAAAAGCCCAAGCCCGTGGCGCTGGCAAAGCCCGCGCCCGGTCAATGCCTGTGCGGCAAGGTACGGTTCGAGATCGACGTGCCGGCGCGCTGGGCCTGGCACGATCACACCGCCGCGAGCCGCCGCGCCCATGGCGCGGTTTATGCGACCTATGTCGGCAGCTGGAAGAAGCGCTTCCGCATCACGCAAGGCGAGAGCGAGCTCTCGCGCTACGAGGATGCCGCGACCAAGACCGCGCGCAGCTTCTGCGCCAATTGCGGCACGCCCGTCATCTACGAGCGCGCGCGGTCGCCGCACATGGTGAACATCCCGCGCGCGCTGTTTTCGGGGCGCACCGGCCGGCAGCCGCTCTATCACATCGCGATCGAGGAATTGCAGAAATGGGCCTACACCGGCGAGCCGCTGGTGCCGCTGAAGGGCTATCCCGGCGTGGTCTGGCAGCGTTCGAAAAAGAAGAAGCGCAGCGAGCGCGAGGGGATGTTCTAG
- a CDS encoding alkene reductase produces the protein MNPPSLFSPLKVGPYELKHRVVMAPLTRMRAARPSLAPRPMNAEYYAQRATQGGLLIAEASPVVATGFGNPGVPGIYSEAQIAGWREVVDAVHAKGGLIFLQLWHVGRVSHSSFQPDGALPVAPSAVAIPAEFKCMTADGKVVEYETPRALETAEVALMVEAYRQGAENALAAGFDGVEIHGANGYLIEQFLQSKSNVRTDQYGGSIENRVRFLLEVTQAVTEVWGANRVGVRLSPYGIANGSGEADPMPLYSHAIKALDKFGLAYLHFIEPRASGTGRAEVDWQNVPSAMVLYRPMWSGVLITAGNFVGDSAQRAVAEGHADAIAFGRYFISNPDLPRRLQRGYPLTRYNRATFYAGEEKGYTDYPVHDEMAQA, from the coding sequence ATGAATCCTCCGTCGCTGTTTTCGCCGCTCAAGGTCGGTCCCTATGAGCTGAAGCACCGTGTCGTGATGGCGCCGCTGACGCGGATGCGGGCGGCGCGGCCGAGCCTCGCGCCGCGGCCGATGAACGCGGAATATTATGCGCAGCGCGCGACGCAAGGCGGCCTGCTGATCGCGGAAGCCTCGCCCGTCGTTGCCACCGGCTTCGGCAATCCCGGCGTTCCCGGCATCTACAGCGAGGCCCAGATCGCGGGTTGGCGCGAGGTGGTCGATGCCGTGCACGCCAAGGGCGGCTTGATCTTCCTGCAACTCTGGCACGTCGGCCGCGTCTCGCATTCCTCGTTCCAGCCGGATGGCGCGCTGCCGGTCGCGCCGTCGGCGGTCGCGATCCCCGCCGAGTTCAAGTGCATGACGGCTGATGGCAAGGTGGTCGAGTACGAGACGCCGCGCGCGCTCGAGACCGCCGAGGTCGCGCTGATGGTGGAGGCTTACAGGCAGGGCGCGGAGAATGCGCTCGCCGCCGGCTTCGACGGCGTCGAGATTCACGGCGCCAATGGCTATCTGATCGAGCAGTTCCTGCAATCGAAGAGCAATGTGCGGACCGATCAGTATGGCGGCTCGATCGAGAACCGCGTCCGCTTCCTGCTGGAAGTGACGCAGGCGGTGACCGAGGTGTGGGGCGCCAACCGTGTCGGCGTGCGGCTTTCGCCCTACGGCATCGCTAATGGCAGCGGCGAGGCCGATCCGATGCCGCTCTACAGCCACGCCATCAAGGCACTGGACAAATTCGGGCTCGCCTATCTGCATTTCATCGAGCCGCGCGCCTCAGGCACCGGTCGCGCCGAGGTCGACTGGCAGAACGTGCCGTCCGCGATGGTGCTGTATCGCCCGATGTGGAGCGGTGTCCTGATCACCGCCGGCAACTTCGTCGGCGACAGCGCGCAGCGCGCAGTCGCGGAAGGTCATGCCGATGCGATCGCGTTCGGCCGCTATTTTATCTCCAACCCGGACCTGCCGCGCCGCCTGCAGCGCGGCTATCCGCTGACCAGGTACAACCGCGCCACCTTCTATGCCGGCGAGGAGAAGGGCTACACGGATTATCCCGTGCACGACGAGATGGCGCAGGCGTAG
- a CDS encoding winged helix-turn-helix domain-containing protein, protein MSKTSATSLPSLSVRIDLDAEDRIGPGKILLLERIKECGSISAAGRAMDMSYKRAWDLVDEINRICRQAAVERQTGGKNGGGAVLTPFGLSLVARYRKIERDAATAVRKDLEALRSDIGKPKKAAGR, encoded by the coding sequence ATGTCGAAAACGAGCGCCACATCGCTCCCCTCATTGAGCGTCCGCATCGATCTCGATGCCGAAGACCGCATCGGACCGGGCAAGATCCTGCTGCTCGAGCGGATCAAGGAATGCGGCTCGATCTCAGCCGCCGGCCGCGCCATGGACATGAGCTACAAGCGCGCCTGGGACCTGGTCGACGAGATCAACCGCATCTGCCGGCAGGCGGCGGTGGAACGGCAGACCGGCGGCAAGAATGGCGGCGGCGCGGTGCTGACCCCGTTCGGCCTCTCCTTGGTGGCGCGCTACCGCAAGATCGAGCGCGATGCGGCCACCGCCGTGCGCAAGGATCTCGAGGCCCTGCGCAGCGACATCGGCAAGCCGAAGAAGGCCGCGGGGCGGTAA
- a CDS encoding aldehyde dehydrogenase family protein, translated as MAVSQAVPITRHPYADGSYKKMLIDGKWVDAASGKTFETHNPATGELLASVAEGDAEDINRAVAAARRAFEGSWSKVKPFERQNMLLKLAELVEANFEELSQLDTLDMGAPISRTRGNKLRALGMLRYYAGQATAIHGETIENSLPGEIFSYTLKEPIGVVGAIIPWNGPLTASIWKIGPAIATGCTVVLKPAEESPLTSLRIGELCMEAGIPPGVVNVVPGYGETAGAALASHPDVDKVAFTGSHVTGQSIIRASAGNLKRVSLELGGKSPDIVFADADLDAAVPGAAMAVFANSGQICSAGTRLFVEQKVYDEFVGRVAEFGKKLQVGNGLDPNTQIGPLVSQQQMDRVSGYLDIGQKEGAKALAGGGRLTEGALSKGYFVQPTVFANVQDNMRIAQEEIFGPVISAISFKDPDELIKRANATTFGLGSGVWTTNVSKAHQVAKALRAGSVWVNCYQAMDPAVPFGGYKMSGYGRESGKQHVEEYLNVKAVWIKTG; from the coding sequence ATGGCTGTCTCGCAGGCTGTTCCGATCACGCGCCATCCTTATGCCGATGGCTCCTACAAGAAGATGCTGATCGACGGCAAATGGGTCGACGCCGCCTCCGGCAAGACATTCGAAACCCACAACCCCGCCACCGGCGAATTGCTCGCCTCCGTCGCTGAGGGCGATGCCGAGGACATCAACCGTGCGGTTGCGGCCGCGCGCCGCGCATTCGAAGGGTCCTGGAGCAAGGTGAAGCCGTTCGAGCGGCAGAACATGCTGCTCAAGCTCGCCGAGCTCGTCGAAGCCAATTTCGAGGAGCTGTCCCAGCTCGACACGCTCGACATGGGCGCGCCGATCAGCCGCACCCGCGGCAACAAGCTGCGCGCGCTCGGCATGCTGCGCTACTATGCCGGTCAGGCCACCGCGATCCACGGCGAGACCATCGAGAACTCGCTGCCCGGCGAGATATTCTCCTACACGCTGAAGGAGCCGATCGGCGTGGTCGGCGCCATCATCCCCTGGAACGGCCCGCTGACCGCCTCGATCTGGAAGATCGGCCCGGCGATTGCGACCGGCTGCACCGTGGTGCTGAAGCCGGCCGAGGAATCGCCGCTGACCTCGCTGCGCATCGGCGAACTCTGCATGGAAGCCGGCATTCCGCCCGGCGTCGTCAACGTCGTGCCAGGCTACGGCGAGACCGCGGGCGCCGCGCTGGCGTCGCACCCGGATGTCGACAAGGTCGCCTTCACCGGCTCGCACGTCACGGGACAATCGATCATCCGTGCGTCGGCCGGCAACCTCAAGCGCGTTTCGCTCGAGCTCGGCGGCAAGTCGCCGGACATCGTGTTCGCCGACGCCGATCTCGACGCCGCGGTGCCGGGCGCTGCGATGGCGGTGTTCGCCAATTCAGGCCAGATCTGCAGCGCCGGCACGCGGCTGTTCGTCGAGCAGAAGGTCTATGACGAGTTCGTCGGCCGCGTCGCCGAGTTCGGCAAGAAGTTGCAGGTCGGCAACGGGCTCGATCCCAACACCCAGATCGGCCCCTTGGTGTCGCAGCAGCAGATGGACCGCGTCTCCGGCTATCTCGATATCGGCCAGAAGGAAGGCGCCAAGGCGCTGGCCGGCGGCGGCCGTCTCACCGAGGGCGCGCTGTCGAAGGGCTATTTCGTGCAGCCGACCGTGTTTGCCAATGTGCAGGACAACATGCGCATCGCGCAGGAGGAGATCTTCGGCCCGGTGATCTCGGCGATCTCGTTCAAGGATCCGGACGAACTGATCAAGCGCGCCAACGCCACCACCTTCGGCCTCGGCTCGGGTGTCTGGACCACCAATGTCAGCAAGGCGCACCAGGTCGCGAAGGCGCTGCGTGCCGGCTCGGTCTGGGTCAATTGCTACCAGGCGATGGATCCGGCGGTGCCGTTCGGCGGCTACAAGATGAGCGGCTACGGCCGCGAGTCCGGCAAGCAGCACGTCGAGGAATATCTCAACGTCAAGGCGGTCTGGATCAAGACGGGTTAG
- a CDS encoding SDR family NAD(P)-dependent oxidoreductase translates to MPHPVISANHVAVITGGASGIGLAAATRFAEAGMKVCIADLGDDRLKAAAAKLSSAAPGGAADIMTAAVDVSRADEVAGLEAAVAKRFGGADILMNNAGIQPGSAMFGPADNWQRILGVNLWGVINGTQAFAPNMIKRGRPGLIINTGSKQGITTPPGDPAYNVSKAGVKAFTEALQHELRNTDGCEITAHLLIPGFVFTGLTARGRTEKPAGAWTAEQTVDFMIEHLAAGDFYILCPDNDVPRALDERRILWAAGDIVENRPPLSRWHRDFGDAFAAFVKGK, encoded by the coding sequence ATGCCCCACCCCGTGATATCAGCCAATCATGTTGCCGTGATCACCGGAGGCGCATCCGGCATCGGGCTTGCCGCGGCGACGCGGTTTGCCGAAGCCGGCATGAAGGTCTGCATCGCCGATCTCGGCGATGACAGGCTGAAGGCGGCGGCGGCAAAACTTTCATCTGCCGCACCTGGCGGCGCCGCCGACATCATGACGGCTGCGGTCGATGTCAGCCGCGCCGATGAGGTCGCAGGCCTCGAGGCCGCCGTCGCGAAAAGGTTCGGCGGCGCCGACATCCTGATGAACAATGCCGGCATCCAGCCCGGCAGCGCGATGTTCGGACCCGCGGACAATTGGCAGCGCATCCTGGGCGTCAATCTGTGGGGCGTCATCAACGGAACGCAGGCGTTTGCGCCCAACATGATCAAGCGCGGCCGGCCGGGGCTGATCATCAACACCGGCTCCAAGCAGGGCATCACCACGCCGCCGGGCGATCCCGCCTACAATGTCTCCAAGGCCGGCGTGAAGGCGTTCACCGAGGCTCTGCAGCACGAGTTGCGCAACACCGACGGCTGCGAGATCACGGCGCATCTCCTGATCCCGGGTTTTGTCTTTACCGGGCTGACCGCGCGCGGCCGCACCGAAAAGCCCGCTGGCGCCTGGACTGCGGAGCAGACCGTCGACTTCATGATCGAGCACCTCGCCGCCGGCGATTTCTATATCCTGTGCCCCGACAACGATGTACCGCGCGCGCTCGACGAACGCCGCATCCTCTGGGCCGCCGGCGACATCGTCGAGAACCGCCCGCCGCTGTCGCGCTGGCATCGGGATTTCGGCGACGCGTTCGCGGCGTTCGTGAAGGGGAAGTAG
- a CDS encoding DUF2478 domain-containing protein, giving the protein MRGHQPVGGAGAADLVIVNRFGNRERDGKGLGFVIERALDADIPVVIAVSCQSFADWIRFAGGMSVKLACDRHALDAWWRGVSLRTAARIAPRSVRRSSRGALWGGYALPSHLRAITVILRSALLRASRRMHGPAGGRRSFETPLRGSSG; this is encoded by the coding sequence ATGCGCGGACACCAGCCTGTCGGCGGTGCTGGTGCCGCCGATCTCGTCATCGTCAACCGCTTCGGCAATCGGGAACGCGACGGCAAGGGCCTTGGCTTTGTGATCGAGCGCGCGCTCGACGCCGATATTCCCGTCGTGATCGCGGTATCATGCCAAAGCTTTGCCGACTGGATCAGGTTCGCCGGCGGCATGAGCGTGAAGCTCGCCTGCGACCGTCACGCGCTGGACGCCTGGTGGCGCGGCGTCTCGCTGCGGACCGCGGCCCGGATCGCACCACGGTCTGTGAGGCGTTCAAGTAGAGGGGCTTTGTGGGGTGGGTACGCTCTGCCATCCCACCTGCGGGCTATCACCGTCATCCTGAGGAGCGCGCTCTTGCGCGCGTCTCGAAGGATGCACGGCCCGGCCGGTGGCCGTCGATCCTTCGAGACGCCGCTTCGCGGCTCCTCAGGATGA
- a CDS encoding GNAT family N-acetyltransferase, with protein sequence MTLDIREGDRRAAFDAALNAYGPDSLYVPPLWSDFDRMFDAAKNPFVTEGHGRYALFSAHRDGRPVGRIAASIHDASNRKHGTRHGAFGFFDCVDEPDVADALLGTAEQWLAARGMSRIAGNFNLTAMQQIGVMTDGFDHAPFTDMMWSPPHIARHLERAGYAATFPMTTFEIALDGGKPEQLLGDKQRAVLTDPEFVWQPIKRSAFKVRLEDARLILNDGFADNPMFVPPTAAEYLFQAGDMMWIIDKRISTVVYHRGRPAGAIIAIPDLNPLIKAIGGRVGLSAPFRFVQHRMMNTRAVLIYQSVCRDLHNRGLNGAMLYRTALALQEAGYRTLGGTWIADINAPSLRQVEKAGATPLQRLHLFTKRLAAP encoded by the coding sequence ATGACGCTCGATATCCGGGAGGGCGACCGCAGGGCCGCGTTCGACGCCGCCCTCAATGCCTATGGGCCCGACAGCCTCTACGTGCCGCCGCTGTGGAGCGATTTCGACCGGATGTTCGATGCCGCGAAGAACCCGTTCGTCACCGAAGGCCATGGCCGCTATGCGCTGTTCTCGGCGCATCGCGACGGCCGCCCGGTCGGCCGCATCGCCGCCTCGATCCACGATGCCTCCAACCGCAAGCACGGCACGCGCCACGGCGCGTTCGGCTTCTTCGACTGTGTCGACGAGCCCGATGTCGCCGATGCGCTGCTCGGCACCGCCGAGCAGTGGCTGGCCGCGCGCGGCATGAGCCGCATCGCCGGCAATTTCAATCTCACGGCGATGCAGCAGATCGGCGTGATGACCGACGGGTTCGACCATGCGCCGTTCACCGACATGATGTGGTCGCCGCCGCATATCGCACGCCACCTCGAACGCGCCGGCTATGCGGCGACTTTCCCGATGACGACGTTTGAGATCGCGCTCGACGGCGGCAAGCCAGAGCAATTGCTCGGCGACAAGCAGCGCGCGGTGCTCACCGATCCGGAGTTCGTCTGGCAGCCCATCAAGCGCTCCGCTTTCAAGGTGCGGCTGGAGGATGCGCGGCTGATCCTGAACGACGGCTTCGCCGACAACCCGATGTTCGTGCCGCCGACCGCGGCCGAATATCTGTTTCAGGCCGGCGACATGATGTGGATCATCGACAAGCGGATTTCGACCGTGGTCTATCACCGCGGCCGCCCAGCAGGCGCGATCATCGCGATCCCCGATCTCAACCCGCTGATCAAGGCGATCGGCGGCCGGGTCGGGTTATCAGCGCCGTTCAGATTCGTGCAGCACCGCATGATGAACACCCGCGCGGTGCTGATCTATCAGTCGGTTTGCCGCGACCTGCACAATCGCGGCCTCAACGGCGCCATGCTCTACCGCACCGCGCTGGCGTTGCAGGAGGCCGGCTATCGTACGCTCGGCGGCACCTGGATCGCCGACATCAACGCGCCGTCGCTGCGCCAGGTCGAAAAGGCCGGCGCCACGCCGCTGCAGCGGCTGCATCTGTTCACCAAGCGGCTGGCCGCGCCATGA
- a CDS encoding HesA/MoeB/ThiF family protein, which produces MNFDYYSFTGRNIGFIDEQEQQLLRQARVFVCGVGGMGGAAFMALARAGVGKFVIADIDRFEVSNLNRQVFAFADEVGREKAAVAAEAARRINPTIEVEVLGENWTSALAGIAERCPVIVNGMDDIAAGVHLYRTAKRADATVIDAYMSPLPSVIVVRPHDPRPEERLGFPTLAKDWTDITEDDRRAAMRAEIEHVMLHSSSRNYVDLAIAGEVAAGRRSRMSFAPMVISTGMLMAYEAVALILGRTSGTDCRGWFLNPHRPAIEKPRNALVAALMRPLVRRAIDQLTGVA; this is translated from the coding sequence ATGAACTTCGATTACTACTCCTTCACCGGCCGCAACATCGGCTTCATCGACGAGCAAGAGCAGCAGCTCTTGCGCCAGGCGCGGGTGTTCGTGTGCGGCGTCGGCGGCATGGGCGGCGCGGCCTTCATGGCGCTGGCGCGCGCCGGCGTCGGCAAGTTCGTGATCGCCGACATCGACCGCTTCGAGGTCTCCAACCTCAATCGTCAGGTGTTCGCCTTCGCCGACGAGGTCGGCCGCGAGAAGGCGGCGGTGGCGGCCGAAGCCGCCAGACGCATCAACCCGACCATCGAGGTCGAGGTGCTCGGCGAGAACTGGACCAGTGCGCTCGCCGGGATCGCCGAACGCTGCCCGGTCATCGTCAACGGCATGGACGATATCGCCGCCGGCGTGCATCTGTACCGGACCGCCAAGCGCGCCGATGCAACCGTGATCGACGCCTACATGTCGCCGCTGCCGTCGGTAATCGTGGTGCGCCCGCACGATCCCAGACCCGAGGAGCGCCTCGGCTTTCCCACGCTGGCCAAGGACTGGACCGACATCACCGAGGACGACCGCCGCGCCGCGATGCGTGCCGAGATCGAGCACGTCATGCTGCATTCCTCGTCGCGCAACTATGTCGACCTCGCGATCGCCGGCGAAGTCGCGGCCGGCCGCCGCAGCCGGATGTCGTTCGCGCCGATGGTGATCTCGACCGGCATGCTGATGGCCTATGAGGCGGTCGCGCTGATTCTGGGCCGCACCTCCGGCACCGATTGCCGCGGCTGGTTTCTCAACCCGCATCGGCCCGCGATCGAGAAGCCGCGCAATGCGCTGGTCGCGGCCCTGATGCGTCCGCTGGTGCGGCGGGCGATCGATCAATTGACGGGCGTCGCATGA
- a CDS encoding YiaA/YiaB family inner membrane protein produces MNQTIQPHSGSWVTFTYASFAASAFLVAVGVFFLPIDLWMKGYLTMGIVMLVQTCVTLTKTVRDNYESSKFVNRIEDAKAERLLMEVSKAA; encoded by the coding sequence ATGAACCAGACCATCCAACCCCACAGCGGCAGCTGGGTCACCTTCACCTACGCGTCCTTCGCAGCCTCCGCTTTCCTCGTCGCCGTCGGCGTGTTCTTTCTACCGATCGACCTCTGGATGAAGGGCTATCTCACGATGGGCATCGTGATGCTGGTCCAGACCTGCGTCACGCTGACCAAAACGGTGCGCGACAATTACGAGAGCAGCAAGTTCGTGAACCGCATCGAGGACGCCAAGGCCGAGCGCCTGCTGATGGAAGTCTCCAAGGCGGCGTAA
- a CDS encoding PspA/IM30 family protein has protein sequence MFKTVLTIFRGSVAAAEEELQDRTALVVLDQQMRDAAAAVDRSKRTLALAIAGDQQEGRRLEATNARIADLEVRASAALEGGRDDLAREAAQAIANLEAERDAAMTARTLFATEITRLKRHVANAEARIAELDRGRRLARASEAVRSLRRSGIEAARPYESTLPEAEATLKRLRERQMETQAADDALFEIDTASGPLVVAERLAEQGFGPRMKSTADDVLARLKARRAAA, from the coding sequence ATGTTCAAAACTGTTTTGACGATTTTCCGCGGCAGCGTGGCGGCAGCCGAGGAGGAACTGCAAGATCGGACCGCGCTGGTCGTCCTCGACCAGCAGATGCGCGATGCCGCCGCCGCGGTCGACCGCTCGAAACGGACCCTGGCGCTCGCCATTGCCGGCGACCAGCAGGAGGGCCGGCGGCTTGAGGCGACCAATGCCCGGATCGCCGATCTCGAGGTGCGCGCGTCGGCGGCGCTCGAGGGCGGCCGGGACGACCTCGCCCGCGAAGCCGCGCAGGCGATCGCCAACCTCGAAGCCGAACGCGACGCCGCGATGACCGCGCGCACGCTGTTCGCCACCGAGATCACCCGGCTGAAGCGCCACGTCGCCAATGCCGAGGCGCGCATTGCCGAGCTCGACCGTGGTCGGCGCCTCGCCCGTGCCTCGGAAGCCGTGCGTTCGCTGCGCCGGAGCGGCATCGAGGCGGCGCGGCCCTATGAGTCGACGCTGCCGGAAGCGGAAGCGACGCTGAAGCGGCTGCGCGAGCGGCAGATGGAGACCCAGGCGGCGGATGACGCGCTGTTCGAGATCGACACCGCCTCGGGTCCGCTTGTCGTCGCCGAAAGGCTCGCCGAGCAGGGCTTTGGCCCGCGAATGAAATCGACTGCCGACGACGTGCTGGCGCGGCTGAAAGCCAGGCGCGCCGCCGCCTGA
- a CDS encoding TetR/AcrR family transcriptional regulator — MSKALERRAKLREALIEAAERAIAAKGLGGLKTRELAQEIGIANGGVYNLVEDVDELILRVGSRTLARLDASLSLAEIRGAAAPREMLVRIAVAYCDFAADNLELWRALFEHRMQPGKPVPEWAITEQMELFRHIYKPLATLLPQRSPAQLGVTARSLFSAVHGMVALGLEHKLIAVPIGALRSEISTLTRAMVDGLTATKA; from the coding sequence ATGTCCAAAGCATTGGAACGACGTGCAAAACTGCGCGAAGCGCTTATCGAGGCGGCGGAACGGGCAATTGCGGCAAAGGGCCTCGGCGGCCTGAAAACCCGCGAGTTGGCCCAGGAAATCGGCATCGCCAATGGCGGCGTCTACAATCTGGTCGAGGATGTCGACGAGCTGATCCTGCGCGTCGGCTCGCGTACGCTGGCCCGGCTCGATGCTTCGCTGTCGCTGGCCGAGATCCGCGGCGCGGCCGCGCCGCGCGAGATGCTGGTGCGGATCGCGGTCGCCTATTGCGACTTCGCGGCCGACAATCTCGAACTGTGGCGCGCGTTGTTCGAGCACCGCATGCAGCCCGGCAAGCCGGTGCCGGAATGGGCGATCACCGAGCAGATGGAACTGTTCCGCCACATCTACAAGCCGCTCGCCACGCTGCTTCCGCAGCGCTCGCCGGCGCAGCTCGGCGTCACCGCGCGCAGCCTGTTCTCCGCCGTGCATGGCATGGTCGCGCTCGGGCTGGAGCACAAGCTGATCGCGGTACCGATCGGCGCGCTGCGCAGCGAGATCTCGACCTTGACGCGCGCGATGGTCGACGGCCTGACGGCGACGAAGGCTTAG
- a CDS encoding cold-shock protein — translation MSLGTVKWFNGQKGFGFIQPDDGGQDVFVHISAVERAGMSSLNEGQKVSFEIVADRRTGKSAADNLRAV, via the coding sequence ATGAGCTTGGGAACTGTGAAGTGGTTTAACGGCCAGAAGGGTTTCGGCTTCATTCAGCCGGACGACGGCGGCCAGGACGTTTTCGTTCATATCAGCGCCGTCGAACGCGCCGGCATGAGCTCCCTCAACGAGGGTCAGAAGGTTTCTTTTGAAATCGTTGCGGACCGCCGGACCGGCAAATCTGCTGCGGACAATCTCCGCGCGGTGTAA